In Methylacidiphilum infernorum V4, a single window of DNA contains:
- a CDS encoding LptF/LptG family permease yields the protein MKKILFRYLFKGFLFPLLFTIVAFCSLVIIADLFGSLEDFIQNKATPGQIFHYYLAYLPAVIIMIVPPASLFSSLYFLMQLHRHGELIAMQACGVPLQKIFTPFLIIGVLVTLFLAALQLGPGGNSQAKRDQILEDIKGNKTAVHALRGIIYKEEAEKRIWYFRQLDFIKNQGEDVEVVVQENSGKDLKKYFARKAAWKDNHWIFYEVNRIDYDSANNFLQSTYFETLPLVSWNTPPRQMVALEKKPRDLNASELWKLINKPRSIQKTLLAPYQVQFYTLVAEPLTILVLLLIGLAEGGRLSSRHPTAGVFNALFILIAFYLIFHFFQILGQGSRIPPAVAIFSPLVAFTLFSLFRIAPLFGIRFPGKHS from the coding sequence ATGAAAAAGATTCTCTTCCGTTACCTTTTTAAAGGCTTCTTATTCCCCCTTCTTTTTACGATCGTTGCTTTCTGTTCTTTGGTCATTATTGCCGATCTGTTTGGATCACTTGAAGATTTCATTCAAAACAAAGCTACGCCCGGTCAAATTTTCCACTATTACCTCGCTTACCTGCCCGCTGTCATCATCATGATCGTTCCTCCTGCTTCTCTTTTTTCTTCCCTTTACTTCCTCATGCAACTGCACAGGCACGGGGAACTGATAGCCATGCAAGCCTGCGGTGTTCCCCTGCAAAAAATATTCACCCCTTTTTTGATCATTGGAGTGCTCGTCACTCTTTTTCTTGCAGCCCTTCAACTGGGTCCAGGCGGCAATTCCCAGGCTAAAAGAGATCAGATTCTTGAGGATATCAAAGGAAACAAAACCGCGGTGCATGCCCTCCGGGGAATAATCTATAAAGAAGAAGCCGAAAAACGAATTTGGTATTTCCGCCAACTTGATTTCATTAAAAATCAAGGAGAAGATGTAGAGGTCGTTGTTCAAGAAAATTCAGGGAAAGATTTAAAAAAATATTTCGCCCGCAAAGCTGCCTGGAAAGACAATCATTGGATTTTCTACGAAGTGAACCGGATCGACTATGACTCTGCAAACAATTTTTTGCAAAGTACTTATTTTGAAACCCTTCCCTTGGTTTCCTGGAATACCCCTCCAAGGCAAATGGTTGCCCTTGAAAAAAAGCCCCGTGATCTCAATGCTTCCGAACTTTGGAAGTTGATCAATAAACCACGGAGCATCCAAAAAACTCTCCTTGCTCCTTACCAAGTGCAGTTCTATACCCTTGTTGCTGAACCTCTAACCATACTGGTTCTTCTGCTTATCGGCCTTGCCGAAGGGGGAAGACTCAGCAGCAGGCATCCGACGGCAGGAGTTTTTAATGCGCTCTTTATTCTCATCGCCTTCTATTTGATTTTTCATTTCTTTCAAATTTTAGGCCAAGGCTCACGAATCCCTCCCGCCGTTGCCATTTTCAGCCCCCTTGTCGCCTTTACCCTCTTTTCCCTGTTCAGGATCGCCCCCCTTTTCGGTATACGTTTCCCAGGCAAGCATTCCTAA
- a CDS encoding peptidylprolyl isomerase, with translation MLKILRTHSWLLIIVLAAIGISFLLFFNIPALSGLKNPSVAKIAGKNISLETFRLARQASSIEMALSGSRQSYGENLQLILDQMAWTRLIFLQAAKEFHCIVPEEEVVRFIQQLPFLQKEGKYDASLYKRFVSSFLTPQGISEERFLQVMHEELVIGKVKKALVAPIEVIPKEVDEIYAMTFGQVRVVLLRMNLEDFKKNIQIQPEEIEKEYKSHPKDPDYYTPEKRKAGFVFFPFPAELQNLKGKELEEAKRKILEQAEDFAIEASRQVENSAANFEQLAKEKNLSYQLTEPFPADKPPSAIVEPEKFSKTVFGLSLDKAVSEPVETSKGYYVVVLLNVEKGSLRPFDEIKSTVEEKLKRKKAFEALFQKSAQIEKDLNRALKEGKDIEQLAKAEGLSVEKPPAFVPIDPPKDLEAGNEIGFLCQLLEPMRLSHFLPTMNGGVFIYLENRSAPEMPNELEIKDRLEKDLLMSRRQAFLEEWVITRSKLPGYMPPSSLLQRPALQDN, from the coding sequence ATGTTAAAAATTTTACGAACCCACTCCTGGTTACTCATTATCGTGCTTGCCGCAATCGGCATATCTTTCCTCTTGTTTTTTAACATACCCGCTTTGAGTGGATTGAAAAATCCTTCTGTTGCCAAAATCGCGGGGAAAAATATTTCCTTGGAAACCTTCAGGCTAGCAAGGCAAGCCAGTTCCATCGAGATGGCTTTGAGCGGCTCAAGGCAGTCCTACGGAGAAAATCTCCAGCTCATCCTTGATCAAATGGCTTGGACTAGGCTCATTTTTCTTCAAGCGGCAAAGGAGTTCCACTGCATCGTCCCCGAAGAAGAAGTTGTACGGTTCATTCAACAACTCCCTTTCTTACAAAAAGAAGGGAAGTATGATGCATCCCTGTATAAGCGTTTTGTTTCTTCTTTTTTAACTCCCCAGGGAATATCCGAGGAAAGGTTTTTACAGGTCATGCATGAAGAACTTGTTATTGGAAAGGTAAAAAAGGCCTTGGTTGCTCCTATTGAAGTTATTCCCAAGGAAGTCGACGAGATTTATGCCATGACTTTCGGCCAAGTTCGAGTTGTGTTGCTGAGGATGAACCTCGAGGATTTCAAAAAAAATATCCAAATCCAGCCTGAGGAAATAGAAAAAGAATACAAAAGCCATCCCAAAGATCCAGATTATTATACCCCCGAAAAACGGAAAGCCGGGTTTGTTTTTTTCCCCTTTCCTGCTGAATTGCAAAACTTGAAGGGAAAAGAGCTTGAAGAGGCCAAGAGGAAAATTTTGGAACAAGCCGAAGATTTCGCCATAGAAGCTTCTCGACAGGTGGAAAATTCGGCAGCGAATTTCGAGCAGCTCGCCAAAGAAAAAAATTTATCTTACCAACTAACCGAACCGTTCCCTGCCGACAAACCCCCTTCAGCCATCGTGGAGCCTGAAAAGTTTTCTAAAACCGTTTTTGGGCTATCCCTTGATAAAGCGGTGAGTGAACCGGTTGAAACCTCAAAAGGTTATTACGTGGTTGTGCTGTTAAATGTAGAAAAAGGCTCACTGCGTCCTTTCGATGAGATAAAATCCACTGTTGAAGAAAAACTAAAAAGAAAGAAAGCTTTTGAAGCCTTGTTTCAGAAATCGGCACAAATCGAGAAAGACTTAAACAGGGCCCTTAAAGAGGGTAAAGATATTGAACAGCTGGCTAAGGCCGAAGGGCTCAGCGTTGAGAAGCCTCCTGCCTTTGTTCCAATTGATCCTCCCAAGGATTTGGAAGCGGGCAATGAAATCGGTTTTCTCTGTCAACTGTTGGAACCAATGCGGTTAAGCCATTTTTTACCCACCATGAATGGAGGAGTGTTTATTTATTTAGAGAATCGTTCTGCTCCGGAAATGCCTAATGAACTGGAAATAAAGGACAGGCTCGAAAAGGATTTGCTCATGAGCAGAAGACAAGCGTTTTTGGAGGAGTGGGTGATAACTAGAAGCAAGCTTCCCGGCTATATGCCTCCTTCTTCCCTGTTGCAAAGGCCCGCGCTTCAAGATAACTAA
- the lnt gene encoding apolipoprotein N-acyltransferase, whose translation MDNLKIKEKKTKRIFIPSSLLFFAFPLLSAILLGVCFNPKTPFSLGWISLIPLLASADLYQQDPWKRMGCGYLFGIFFFSLSFWWIGLVTVAGTALLIAYLALYPALWLLALSRPLVNFSSPSSSPSNMLNALAVANLWIILEWVRSWLFSGFSWNALAASAYKNITLIQICSLGGVFFLSWLIAFTNGLLYFSIRALLKHDASQLPYFPKMEAATLTLLFGLCFFYGAHRLNNLPGEKALKLRYAAIQPNIPQDLNIPVDPEEAFLEEIRLSRQSLSFKPDLVCWPESPFGLDFFSSPNLLEPIRKLQAVHPFSFLSGSFKATSNELFNVAVLFKYPGEDPEVYAKNRLVPFGEFIPLAHVFPFLRKLVPFQIDLSAGREPTLFSLENPRLKIAPLICFEDTIASYVRKMTAQKPDLMIDLTNDGWFKDSPGAFLHMINALFRTVELDIPLLRCTNTGVSVWIDQRGRITNILTQNGAKAVDCKGILLGEAYWHHPVETPYQKFGDWIILLAFISLVFRFFIKENKEQNQLQATSLKPSSKT comes from the coding sequence ATGGACAATCTAAAAATAAAAGAAAAAAAAACAAAACGCATCTTCATTCCTTCTTCCCTCCTTTTTTTTGCCTTCCCCTTGCTTTCAGCCATCCTGCTGGGTGTTTGCTTTAACCCCAAGACTCCTTTTTCTCTTGGCTGGATAAGCCTCATCCCCCTCCTTGCTTCCGCCGATCTCTATCAACAGGATCCGTGGAAAAGGATGGGGTGCGGTTATCTTTTTGGAATTTTCTTTTTCAGTCTTTCATTTTGGTGGATCGGACTGGTGACCGTGGCCGGAACGGCTCTGCTGATCGCTTACCTTGCCCTTTATCCTGCACTTTGGCTTTTAGCCTTGAGTCGTCCCCTCGTCAATTTTTCATCCCCCTCTTCTTCCCCGAGCAACATGCTCAATGCCCTTGCCGTGGCCAATCTATGGATCATTCTCGAATGGGTAAGAAGCTGGCTCTTTAGCGGATTTTCTTGGAATGCACTCGCAGCGAGCGCCTACAAGAACATTACTCTTATTCAAATCTGTAGCCTGGGCGGGGTGTTTTTTCTTTCTTGGTTAATCGCCTTTACCAACGGCCTTCTTTATTTTTCGATCCGCGCGCTCCTCAAACATGATGCTTCGCAGCTGCCCTACTTCCCCAAAATGGAAGCGGCAACTCTCACTCTACTTTTTGGACTCTGTTTTTTTTATGGAGCCCACCGGTTAAACAACTTGCCCGGTGAAAAAGCCTTAAAACTGCGCTACGCAGCCATTCAACCCAATATTCCCCAAGATTTAAATATTCCCGTTGACCCTGAAGAAGCTTTCCTAGAAGAAATTCGCTTAAGCCGACAATCCCTATCATTCAAGCCCGACCTGGTTTGTTGGCCAGAAAGCCCTTTTGGCCTTGATTTCTTTTCTTCACCCAACCTCCTTGAACCTATCCGCAAGCTCCAAGCCGTTCACCCTTTTTCTTTCCTCTCCGGCTCCTTTAAAGCCACATCCAACGAACTTTTCAATGTCGCCGTTCTATTTAAATATCCCGGGGAAGATCCAGAAGTTTACGCCAAAAACCGCCTTGTTCCTTTTGGGGAATTCATTCCCTTGGCCCACGTTTTTCCTTTTTTACGCAAGCTGGTTCCTTTTCAAATCGATCTCTCTGCCGGTAGAGAACCCACACTGTTTTCTCTTGAAAACCCGCGGCTCAAAATCGCCCCTTTAATCTGTTTTGAAGACACGATCGCCAGCTACGTTCGAAAAATGACGGCCCAAAAACCCGATCTTATGATCGACCTTACCAACGACGGATGGTTCAAAGACTCCCCGGGAGCCTTTCTCCATATGATCAACGCCCTCTTCCGCACGGTCGAATTAGACATTCCCCTGCTTCGGTGCACAAACACGGGCGTTTCGGTATGGATAGACCAGAGAGGAAGGATCACGAACATCCTTACCCAAAATGGGGCTAAGGCGGTAGATTGCAAGGGGATCTTGCTTGGAGAAGCCTACTGGCATCATCCGGTAGAGACCCCATATCAAAAATTCGGGGATTGGATCATTCTATTGGCTTTTATAAGCTTGGTATTCCGTTTCTTCATAAAAGAAAATAAAGAACAAAATCAGCTCCAAGCTACTTCCTTAAAGCCCAGCTCAAAAACATGA
- a CDS encoding phosphate-starvation-inducible PsiE family protein, with product MQKVLLFFFRVAVNVAFNLIILLLLIGLGVEIVRSVWELTPGLTKNVSAWSFRDLVGRILSLVVILELLRAFVEYFQFDRIRLHVLLEAGAAFVLRELMLSLLDEKISGLNVLIWSLAVIILVLGRTIALLYPPLLFSPSKHLQVEAHQKEKEKKE from the coding sequence ATGCAAAAAGTCCTTCTCTTTTTCTTCCGAGTCGCTGTTAACGTGGCTTTTAACCTGATTATCCTCCTGCTTCTCATTGGCTTGGGAGTGGAGATCGTGCGCAGCGTGTGGGAACTTACCCCAGGATTAACTAAAAATGTCTCTGCTTGGAGCTTTAGGGATCTTGTCGGCCGGATCCTTTCACTTGTGGTGATACTCGAGCTTTTGCGAGCCTTCGTAGAGTATTTCCAATTCGATCGCATTCGACTCCATGTCCTATTAGAAGCAGGAGCAGCGTTTGTCTTAAGAGAACTGATGCTTTCTTTGCTCGATGAAAAGATCTCCGGCCTAAACGTCTTGATATGGAGCCTTGCGGTCATCATCCTCGTGCTCGGCCGAACGATTGCCCTGCTTTATCCCCCCTTGCTCTTCTCCCCCTCCAAGCACCTTCAAGTTGAAGCCCATCAAAAAGAAAAGGAAAAAAAAGAGTAG
- a CDS encoding pyrimidine dimer DNA glycosylase/endonuclease V, with amino-acid sequence MRIWDIEPQKLCNKHLLGEHRELHALWTILVQSKKGYANHPETKRWRGKLKALFLRHEQLVKEMVRRGYKHKSPLDQNLALGSGIQDQFVDSIEKQKEILKRKNCPCLLDEKNS; translated from the coding sequence ATGAGAATATGGGATATTGAACCTCAAAAACTCTGCAATAAACACCTGCTTGGTGAACATAGGGAACTTCATGCCCTATGGACAATACTAGTTCAATCTAAAAAGGGATACGCAAACCATCCTGAAACTAAAAGATGGAGGGGAAAATTAAAAGCACTATTTTTAAGACATGAACAATTGGTCAAAGAAATGGTTCGAAGAGGATACAAACACAAAAGCCCTCTTGATCAAAATCTGGCTTTGGGCTCTGGCATCCAAGACCAATTCGTTGATTCTATTGAAAAACAAAAAGAAATTTTAAAAAGAAAAAACTGTCCGTGCCTCTTGGATGAAAAGAACTCTTAA
- a CDS encoding SEL1-like repeat protein: MGKVQLGQFLGGIPWFWTMINLDIQIFLTKKSFQMGFHSIGRIVNRPFLLVLAASVLMTVEIRAESISITQLEQRARGGNAQAQLDLGDAYSRGQGVTKDLAQAVYWYRKAAEQGNVQAQYKLGFAYYWGVGGVPKDFDKAVYWFRKAAEQGHSLSQFVMGRAYTVGVGVPKDLSQAANWYRKAAEQGDPRAQLNLGYAYDYGQGVPQDYVQAVYWYQKAAEQDNAKAQFCLGVAYYKGLGVHQDSIQAVYWFRKAAEQGLVEAQFELGLAYYEGRGVPQDYIQAVYWYEKAAEQGNAQAQCELGTAYLDGKGVPQNYVQAIYWYQKAAKQGDIVAQFNLGLLYDKGRGVSQDYAQAVYWWRQAAEKGDAGSQLNLGYAYDYGQGVPQDHAQAVYWYQKAAEQGNAMAQSNLGVAYYKGLGVRQDYIQAVYWFKKAAEQGYPIAQLNLGYAYDYGQGVPQDHAQAVYWYQKAAEQGNAMAQFNLGLAYFEGLGITQNSIEAVHWFRRAAENNDVAVKKSDLENDSR, translated from the coding sequence ATGGGGAAAGTACAACTAGGTCAATTTCTAGGAGGAATTCCCTGGTTTTGGACCATGATCAACCTTGACATCCAGATTTTTTTGACTAAAAAATCATTCCAGATGGGTTTCCATAGTATAGGGAGGATCGTGAACAGACCATTTCTTCTCGTTCTGGCCGCTTCTGTCCTAATGACGGTGGAAATTCGGGCAGAGTCTATTAGCATAACTCAATTAGAACAACGCGCCCGAGGCGGGAATGCCCAGGCCCAATTGGATTTGGGTGATGCCTACTCCCGTGGTCAAGGCGTCACTAAGGATTTGGCCCAAGCGGTATATTGGTACCGGAAGGCAGCGGAGCAGGGGAATGTCCAAGCACAATACAAACTAGGCTTTGCCTATTATTGGGGTGTGGGGGGGGTTCCAAAGGATTTTGACAAGGCGGTTTATTGGTTTAGAAAAGCAGCTGAGCAGGGGCATTCCCTATCCCAATTTGTTATGGGACGTGCCTATACGGTTGGGGTAGGTGTTCCAAAGGATTTATCGCAAGCGGCCAATTGGTATAGGAAAGCTGCCGAGCAAGGAGATCCTAGAGCACAATTGAACCTTGGGTATGCTTACGATTATGGTCAAGGAGTACCACAAGATTACGTCCAAGCGGTCTATTGGTATCAGAAAGCGGCTGAGCAAGATAATGCCAAGGCTCAGTTTTGTCTAGGCGTTGCCTATTACAAAGGATTAGGAGTCCACCAAGACTCTATTCAGGCTGTATATTGGTTTAGAAAAGCTGCCGAGCAAGGTCTTGTTGAAGCACAATTCGAGCTGGGTCTTGCCTATTATGAAGGTAGAGGGGTGCCTCAAGACTACATCCAGGCGGTTTACTGGTATGAGAAGGCAGCTGAGCAGGGGAATGCCCAGGCGCAGTGTGAACTTGGTACTGCCTATTTGGATGGCAAAGGAGTGCCACAGAATTATGTCCAAGCGATCTATTGGTATCAGAAAGCTGCCAAACAAGGAGATATTGTAGCGCAATTCAACCTTGGCCTTCTATATGACAAAGGTCGAGGGGTATCTCAAGATTATGCCCAAGCGGTGTACTGGTGGAGGCAGGCAGCTGAAAAGGGTGATGCCGGTTCCCAATTGAACCTTGGGTATGCTTACGATTATGGTCAAGGAGTACCACAAGACCATGCCCAAGCGGTCTATTGGTATCAGAAAGCGGCTGAGCAAGGTAATGCCATGGCTCAGTCTAATCTAGGCGTTGCCTATTACAAAGGATTAGGAGTCCGCCAAGACTATATTCAGGCTGTATATTGGTTTAAAAAAGCTGCCGAGCAGGGATATCCTATAGCACAATTGAACCTTGGGTATGCTTACGATTATGGTCAAGGAGTACCACAAGACCATGCCCAAGCGGTCTATTGGTATCAGAAAGCGGCTGAGCAGGGGAATGCCATGGCTCAGTTTAATCTAGGCCTTGCCTATTTTGAGGGGTTGGGTATCACACAAAATTCAATCGAGGCGGTCCATTGGTTTCGTAGAGCAGCTGAAAATAATGATGTCGCGGTGAAAAAATCTGATCTTGAAAATGACAGTAGGTAG
- the hpt gene encoding hypoxanthine phosphoribosyltransferase produces the protein MSGFKGYPKMGRHYKLGKVLLSREVIQKRIVELSVEIRKAYRKKPFLVLGLLNGSLFFVADLLRNLPLRTEVEFLQLKSYSGTSSRGYIQGLELIDKKKIASKNILVIDDILDSGLTLSAVKEALYKAGASAVEFCVLLKKKKKEQLPIEPRWVGFEIPDEFVVGYGLDFEGMFRGLKSIHSFSTLGEEDEKKEEGPLP, from the coding sequence ATGAGTGGTTTTAAAGGCTACCCTAAAATGGGGCGACATTACAAGTTGGGTAAAGTGTTGCTTAGCCGCGAAGTGATCCAGAAGAGGATTGTCGAACTTTCCGTTGAAATTCGAAAAGCATACAGGAAAAAACCTTTCCTTGTTTTAGGACTTTTAAACGGCTCCCTTTTTTTCGTTGCCGACCTGCTCAGGAACTTGCCTTTAAGAACCGAAGTAGAGTTCTTGCAGCTTAAAAGCTATTCCGGTACTTCTTCCAGGGGGTATATCCAGGGCTTGGAGTTGATAGATAAAAAGAAGATAGCCTCTAAAAATATCCTGGTCATCGACGACATCCTCGATTCGGGCTTAACCTTGTCTGCGGTCAAGGAAGCCCTCTACAAAGCGGGAGCAAGCGCCGTTGAATTTTGCGTGCTCCTAAAGAAAAAGAAAAAAGAGCAGCTACCGATAGAACCCAGGTGGGTAGGATTTGAAATTCCCGATGAATTTGTCGTGGGTTACGGATTGGACTTTGAGGGGATGTTCAGGGGCTTGAAATCCATCCACAGCTTTTCGACTCTTGGGGAAGAGGATGAAAAAAAAGAAGAGGGACCTTTACCCTAA
- the ribD gene encoding bifunctional diaminohydroxyphosphoribosylaminopyrimidine deaminase/5-amino-6-(5-phosphoribosylamino)uracil reductase RibD, whose product MVKPSIPWKNLTQRSLLKNFSPEDRYWMKEALKWALLGEGLTSPNPAVGAVLVKEGTLIGRGYHRKAGQAHAEIEAIEDAKKRGESVAGSTLYVTLEPCSSWGKTPPCTERIVKEKISRVVASSPDPNPRNKPRAVELLPSLGVDFSWEILEEALFLNRGFYHRILTGKPWVIGKIAMAIDGSLSAGVGEERWISGIAARTVAHRLRMIADAILIGAQTARTDNPRLTIRLVDPKGKIQPWRVIVSRSGNLPGDLFLFTDAFKERTLLFVKMPWERVLGELGSRDVGILLVEGGAEVLHQLIKEGWIQEVSFFLSPLIIGKQPLEDSSTDASFLSVPLELVNPSWQKFDEDMYCHGLLEKGARFLERVRVEYAR is encoded by the coding sequence GTGGTGAAACCCTCGATTCCTTGGAAGAATTTAACCCAGAGAAGTTTGTTGAAGAATTTTTCTCCTGAAGATCGCTACTGGATGAAAGAAGCCTTGAAATGGGCTCTTTTGGGAGAAGGTTTGACCAGTCCTAATCCCGCGGTGGGGGCTGTGCTCGTTAAAGAGGGAACCCTTATCGGCCGGGGTTACCATAGGAAGGCGGGCCAAGCACATGCGGAGATCGAGGCGATCGAAGACGCAAAAAAAAGGGGGGAGTCGGTTGCCGGTTCAACCCTTTACGTTACCTTGGAACCCTGCTCCAGTTGGGGCAAAACCCCGCCTTGCACGGAACGTATCGTCAAGGAAAAAATTAGCCGGGTGGTAGCCAGCTCTCCTGATCCCAACCCGAGAAATAAGCCGAGGGCCGTGGAGCTGTTGCCTTCCCTGGGAGTCGATTTTTCATGGGAAATCCTAGAGGAAGCGCTTTTTCTTAACCGAGGTTTTTACCATAGGATTTTAACGGGAAAACCTTGGGTAATCGGCAAAATAGCGATGGCGATTGATGGGAGTCTTTCGGCGGGAGTGGGAGAGGAAAGATGGATTTCAGGCATTGCTGCTCGTACTGTGGCCCACCGGTTGAGAATGATTGCCGACGCTATCCTCATTGGCGCACAAACGGCAAGAACGGATAACCCCCGGTTAACGATACGACTCGTCGATCCGAAGGGTAAAATCCAACCCTGGAGGGTCATTGTTAGCCGTTCAGGCAATCTTCCCGGGGATCTTTTTCTCTTTACCGATGCTTTCAAAGAAAGAACGTTGTTGTTTGTGAAAATGCCTTGGGAAAGGGTTCTTGGTGAATTAGGCTCAAGAGATGTAGGTATTTTGCTTGTTGAAGGAGGGGCGGAAGTATTGCATCAACTGATTAAGGAGGGGTGGATACAGGAGGTTTCTTTTTTCCTTTCTCCGCTCATTATCGGCAAGCAACCTTTAGAGGACAGTTCAACCGATGCTTCTTTTCTTTCGGTGCCCTTGGAGTTGGTCAATCCTTCGTGGCAAAAGTTCGACGAGGATATGTATTGCCATGGGCTCTTGGAGAAGGGAGCCCGATTTCTCGAACGGGTTCGGGTTGAATATGCCCGGTGA
- the ftsY gene encoding signal recognition particle-docking protein FtsY, translated as MSFWRNLVGKFANIVGPKEQLDWEALLVESDLGINLSQKLYALLDKEKLLGKTELAEKRIKKELLNILQDRKLPLPVGKPGVILLVGVNGGGKTTSAAKLAYRFKGEGKKVFLAACDTFRAAAIEQLKIWADKLEVPVVLGKEGADAASVAFRSFGQALDAQADYLIVDTAGRQANKKNLMMELGKIKRTLEKVSGQIPLFILLVVDGTSGSNVLVQAREFNEALGLAGMIVTKLDSSAKGGMVAAVKYEVGIPTYFLGRGETLDSLEEFNPEKFVEEFFS; from the coding sequence ATGTCCTTTTGGAGAAATTTAGTTGGAAAATTTGCCAATATTGTTGGTCCCAAAGAGCAGCTGGACTGGGAAGCCCTCCTGGTTGAATCAGACCTGGGAATAAATCTTTCCCAGAAACTGTATGCTCTTTTGGATAAAGAAAAATTACTTGGAAAAACGGAACTGGCAGAAAAAAGAATTAAAAAAGAACTGCTGAACATCCTCCAGGATAGAAAACTACCTTTGCCCGTGGGCAAACCCGGGGTCATTCTCCTTGTGGGAGTCAATGGGGGAGGAAAGACGACTTCGGCCGCCAAACTGGCCTACAGGTTCAAAGGAGAAGGAAAAAAAGTTTTTTTGGCTGCCTGTGACACGTTCAGGGCGGCGGCTATCGAGCAGCTTAAAATCTGGGCGGATAAACTGGAAGTCCCCGTGGTTTTGGGGAAGGAAGGAGCGGATGCGGCCAGTGTCGCATTCAGATCTTTTGGCCAAGCCCTGGATGCCCAGGCAGATTACTTGATTGTCGACACCGCCGGCAGGCAAGCGAATAAAAAAAACTTGATGATGGAACTGGGAAAAATCAAGAGAACGCTTGAAAAAGTTTCGGGTCAAATTCCCCTGTTTATTTTACTCGTTGTAGATGGAACATCGGGGAGTAACGTGCTGGTCCAGGCCAGGGAGTTTAATGAAGCCTTGGGGCTTGCCGGGATGATCGTGACCAAGCTGGATAGCAGCGCTAAAGGGGGAATGGTGGCAGCGGTTAAATACGAAGTTGGGATCCCAACCTATTTTCTTGGCCGTGGTGAAACCCTCGATTCCTTGGAAGAATTTAACCCAGAGAAGTTTGTTGAAGAATTTTTCTCCTGA
- the nusB gene encoding transcription antitermination factor NusB, whose amino-acid sequence MISRRKIRELIVQFLYQWEMNKGVGLDNMLLDFWDFSPLDQKDKEAVEQWLKEIAEHKEAIEEKINSYVKNWSLDRLAPVDKCILILGIYEILYRKDIPPAVSINESVEIAKKYSTEESGKFVNGILDSVLKDSGRKAWMSCP is encoded by the coding sequence ATGATCAGCCGGCGAAAAATTCGAGAACTGATTGTTCAGTTTCTATACCAGTGGGAAATGAACAAAGGGGTTGGCTTGGACAACATGCTTTTGGACTTTTGGGATTTTTCCCCGCTCGATCAAAAAGATAAAGAAGCGGTAGAACAATGGCTAAAGGAAATTGCCGAGCACAAGGAGGCTATTGAAGAAAAGATCAACAGTTATGTGAAGAACTGGAGCCTTGATCGACTTGCCCCGGTGGATAAATGTATTCTTATCTTGGGGATCTACGAAATCTTGTATAGAAAGGATATTCCTCCGGCGGTGAGTATCAACGAATCGGTTGAAATCGCAAAGAAGTATAGCACGGAGGAATCGGGGAAGTTTGTCAATGGGATTCTGGATTCTGTCCTCAAAGATTCGGGAAGGAAGGCTTGGATGTCCTGCCCATGA
- the ribH gene encoding 6,7-dimethyl-8-ribityllumazine synthase, with protein MERKGPFRFGIIASSYNKEYTSRMVESALEVLQGNIVDVVWVPGSFEIPLQAQRLARKRIYDCLLCFGIVWQGKTAHASEILRACTDALMRIGLENDIPVIHEILSVSNESQAKARTAGRLDRGKEGARAALEVASMKMD; from the coding sequence ATGGAACGAAAAGGACCGTTTCGCTTTGGGATCATAGCCAGCTCTTACAATAAAGAATATACAAGCCGGATGGTGGAATCGGCCCTTGAGGTCCTCCAGGGAAATATCGTCGATGTGGTTTGGGTTCCCGGTTCTTTTGAAATCCCCCTCCAAGCCCAAAGACTGGCTAGAAAAAGAATATACGATTGCCTGCTCTGTTTTGGGATCGTATGGCAAGGAAAGACCGCCCATGCTTCCGAGATACTCCGGGCCTGTACCGACGCCTTAATGAGAATTGGCTTGGAAAACGACATTCCCGTCATTCACGAAATCCTTTCCGTCAGCAATGAATCCCAAGCCAAGGCACGAACTGCCGGCAGGCTGGATCGAGGAAAAGAAGGGGCAAGGGCAGCGCTGGAAGTAGCCTCTATGAAAATGGACTAA